GCGCGCGCCCGACGCGGATGACGGGATCCCCGACCTGCGTTAAGCGAAGCCTTACCCTCTTGCGCTAGGCCTGTCCGCATCGCTGTTGATGATGGGGGCGGACCATGCCGCCGGATCTCTCGCACGGACCCTTTTTGCGCCGGCCCCTCTCGCAGGGGCTTCTCGCCTGCCGAACGCTGCTGGCGCGGCTGCAGCTGCGCCGCTGGACGGTCGGGCCGCACATGCTCGCCTTCCTGCCCGCACTCACCCTCGGCGGGTTCTGGCTGGGGGGCGAGTCGATGCTTCTCGGCCTCGCGCTGGTGATCCCGCTGGCATACGGGCTGGTGCTCGGTGCCGAGCCACCGGTCGCCGGCCATGCGGAGCAGCGCGCCGGGCAGGATCTCGTGAGCATGGCGGTGGCGCAGGACCTCGCCGCGCAGGGTTTCGAGCGCGCCCGCGCCGCGCAGATGCACACCGCCTGCCTGCTGTTCGAGGCCGAGGGGCTCGAGACCATCTCGCGCCGCATGGGCGAGGGTGTCGCCGAAACCCTGCGCGTGCTCTTCCTTGCCCGCCTGCGCGAGCTGCTGCGCCCCGAGGACAGCGCGATGCGCATCGGCGATTCCCGGTTCATGGCGCTGATCGCGCCCGGCCTCCGCCTCGATCTCGAGGCGCTGCTCGCCCTCGCCGACCGGCTGCAGCGCGGGCTCGAGGAACCGGCCGCCACCGACACCGGCGTGCACTACCTCTCGGTCGCCGTGGGCTTCTGCGGCTCGGCACGGCTGCGTCCCGGGGCCGTGGGCGCCGACATGCTCGACTGCGCCCAGGCCGCGCTGCGCGAGGCGATGGACAATGCCCCCTCGGCGATCCGCGCCTGGAGCGAGGGGATGCGCGCCGAGCGGCGCGCCCGCACGGTCCTGCTGTCCGAGGTCGAGGCGGCGCTGGCCAAGGGGCAGATCCAGCCCTGGTACCAGCCGCAGCTCTGCACCTCGACCGGCGAGATCAGCGGTGTCGAGGCGCTGGTGCGCTGGATGCACCCGCAGCACGGAATCGTCCCCCCCTCGCGCTTCCTCGGCGCGCTGCACGATGCCGGGCGGATGGACCAGCTGACCGAGGCGGTGCTGCATCACGGGCTGTCCGCGCTGCGCGGCTGGGACGAGCAGGGTCTGCGCATTCCCCGCGTCAGCATCAATTTCTCGGAGGTCGAGTTGCGCAACCCGCGCTTGGTCGACCGGCTGAAATGGGACCTCGACCGCTATGGCATGGCCGCGAGCCGGCTCGGGATCGAGGTGCTCGAAACGGTGATCGCCGAAAGCCCCGACGGCATCATCGCGCGCAATGTCACCGCCCTCGCCCGGCTCGGCTGCCGGGTCGACCTCGACGATTTCGGCACCGGCCACGCCTCGATCGCCGCGCTGCG
The Salipiger sp. H15 DNA segment above includes these coding regions:
- a CDS encoding GGDEF domain-containing phosphodiesterase, translated to MRRPLSQGLLACRTLLARLQLRRWTVGPHMLAFLPALTLGGFWLGGESMLLGLALVIPLAYGLVLGAEPPVAGHAEQRAGQDLVSMAVAQDLAAQGFERARAAQMHTACLLFEAEGLETISRRMGEGVAETLRVLFLARLRELLRPEDSAMRIGDSRFMALIAPGLRLDLEALLALADRLQRGLEEPAATDTGVHYLSVAVGFCGSARLRPGAVGADMLDCAQAALREAMDNAPSAIRAWSEGMRAERRARTVLLSEVEAALAKGQIQPWYQPQLCTSTGEISGVEALVRWMHPQHGIVPPSRFLGALHDAGRMDQLTEAVLHHGLSALRGWDEQGLRIPRVSINFSEVELRNPRLVDRLKWDLDRYGMAASRLGIEVLETVIAESPDGIIARNVTALARLGCRVDLDDFGTGHASIAALRRVTVHRLKIDRSFVTRIDRSEDQRRMLAAVLGLADRLGLETVAEGVESSGEHALLAQLGCDHAQGFGIARPMPAPQLAEWAREHAQRIAAAQKLGRRPA